TATTGAGTACTTcacaatacattaaatatatctATACGCTTGTCTCAATTAccatttttccatttactttcCTAGGAAATTGAACCCTTTTATTCTTATACTTATTGAGTACTTcacaatacattaaatatatctATACGCTTGTCTCGGCCTGAGAAGAAGACTTGAGGAAATGCTGctgctctttctcttccttcctcccctggaATGAAGGACTGCAAGGGAAGCGGAGGCAGGCTGGGGGGCAGCCGAAGGCCTGGGCCCCCTCACGTAATCTGCAGGCGAGCTTCGTCCGCCCTACACCCGATGTCTGGTGAGCCACGGCTGAGATGTCCGCCGCCTCGGAACCCGAGCTCTTTGGGCCAAGGCCGGCGTCCCGTCCGTATTTTTCCCCGGCATTTAGCCCGCGTCCGGCGCACCGGGTGTGTACCATAAATGCTGGGGTCTCTGGTTTTTAACGGCGGCGGCGATGGCGGGCGGGGGCCGTGGCGGGCAGCAGGCGCCGGGGCCGTGGCGGGCAGCAGGCGCCGGAGCCCGCCCCGTCCGCGGCCAGCTCCGCCATTCCTGGCTCCCGAGGGCCCCCCACCCGGCCGCCCGCTATGTCACAGGAAATCAGTGAGCAGGGCTCGGAAGCGGAAGATGACACTGTATCTGCGATTACCTGCGAATCAGACTTAGAGatgaaatcaaaaaagaaaacttttcacAATTATCCACCAAGATCGCCAAACTCTCCCTATCACGCTAAGTCTAAACAGATCGCAACTTGGAGATATTTAACAGGGACAATGCCTCTCAGTGGCAGGATGGCTTTAACCCCGCAGAAGCTATGGCTCGGACCTTCAAAACAAGGGCACACTCCTGGGCCCCCTGTGTACCGAGAGAAGGAAGACATGTATGATGAGATTATTGAACTGAAGAAGTCACTACACTCTCAGAAAGGTGATGTGGATTTCATGAAAACAAAGCTGCGTCGACTAGAAGAGGAGAACAACAGAAAGGATCGGCAGATTGAACACCTTATGGACCCTAACCGAGGCTGCGAGTTTGCCTGGAGTATGGTTGACAAGAGGCCCGGTACTGGCTGGGTCATCAATGGGCTAAAGCAGAAGATCATCAAACTGGAACAGCAGTGCAAGGAAAAGGACAGCACCATCACCAAACTTCAGACCAACATAAAGATGACGAACTTGGAAGAAATGAAGATAGCCATGGAGACTTACTACGAGGAAATCCACCGTCTCCAGGTTCTTTTGGCAAATATTGAAACTACAGGAAAGAGATCCCCAACCGACAAGAAGTCAACCCAGAAAAGGCAGAAGAAATTGAGTGCCACCGTCCTCTATCTGTCCAGAAATGTTCAAGAACTTCAGGAGGAGAACCAAAGCTTAAAAGAAGATCTGGACCGGGTGCTAAGCAATTCCCCTATTTCTAATAAAGCAAAAGGTTATAGCGAATGGAGTAAGCAAAGGCTAATGAGACGAATCTCGGAGTTGGAAAAGAAAGTGGGTGAGCTCGAGAACACCGGGTCTCCTTCTCCAGAACAGGTCAGATTGGTTCCCTTGATTCAGTCAGCGCCAAACACAGCACCGCAGGATCTGCTGAGATCTGAGCACTCCGAGGAGGGTGAGCGAGGTAGAGCAATAGTGAGAAAGCTGAAGGGGGACCCGGGCGCCCTGTCTGAAAAAGAGTATATACCTCCTTACAACACTACTACCCTCCTTCCACCATGTGAAAAAGTACTTGCATCTTCGTGTTAAACAGTTTTGCACCTGAAGTAAATCTAGCTTGGTTTGGGAAAATCCATCTTTTTGCTAGGCCCCAAACTGGCAGTGTTCAAAAAAGAATTGTTTACtatgctgaaaaaaaataaatgaataaataaatgcctcTTTAGTGTTTGGGTTTCTCTTGAGTCACACAGACCAACCTGATTCAGACCATAAGCCAACTGGGTCACTAACCTGTCTGTTtagttccttctctttttccttccttccttttttccttccttccctccttttttctctttgccattctttatttttctacctttctcccttcctgtctcccttctttccttgcttccttcctttctgtctgcTAAAGAATCCCAAGGTGAAGGGTAAAGAGCTCTTCTTTTGGTGgaagatagaaaaggagaaatactATTTGTGTCCTCTAGTTAATCTACTTTCCAGTTGTTCATGGCAAACTCTTTACAATTTAGATCCTattgaaaaaaaaggatataaaatgcAAAACCCACAGTTTGATACCTGGAAATTGCCAGTTGTTTAGCAGTACTTTATTATATTGAGAGTGTTGTCTTTCTTGGAATTTTAGTTAGCTACTGAATGAATACATTATTCACATTTGTGTTTTAGTTGGGGTTTTACTTAGCTTGCATTTTAATTCTTTGGTTCTTTGATGTTTCTATTAAcccatattattattttaataaatgttataataacaatctaaaaaaataaataaaatgtagattCTGTGTTGCATATtaataattttacacatataaataaaatatacattcaaAATATAATGTATTATGACAtctaatataacaatatattataccaatattataaactattttaaatgtattatctattatacaatatattatgTAACATGTAATTATAcaactataatataaaataatgttaaaaacaatataaatatatataaaatcaattaaatataaaatataattgcaCAAAAGCAGACTTATCTAGAGATGAATTATGTAATATACTTGTaattatacaacaataatataatgttaaaatatataatataaatatatatatatataaataatatataaaatcaatataaatataaaatataattgcaCAAAAGCTGACTTATCTAGAGATGATTTACCCAGACAGTTATCTGGAATGTGATCAGCAGATAGGAGGTTATAAAGTATGTTGTTGTTAAGTAATTTTTCAAATCATGTCcaactttgtgaccctatttgggattttcttggcaaagaattagGGCAACTTGCCATTtcactccagctcattttatataaactgaggcaaacagggttaagtgacttgtccagggtcacacagctaataaatatctaagactacatttgaattcaagtatttctgactcaggcctggtactcttattcactgtgccacctagttgccccttaaagaagctaaaaagaaactaaagaaactaAAAGCAGAAAATTAAAGTAAACACAGTAATAGCAGTAAGAAGTCATGTTActctgaaaatgaaggaaattcttaaaaaacatataaaagaacTTGAAAAATAGCAGCCAGTGACCATTTAGAATAGGATAACCTGAATACCTCAATAGCCCTCTTATTGCATTATGAAACACTTCATTAACTGAGCAGAATGATTCTGTTTCTGAGAAAAGCATGAAACATTGACAGTAGATAGGTTTAGGGAAAataattatctttccttttctttctcctttctttcctcagtgtctttcttctttttcccttccttcttcccttcctcccctcttttcttcctcttcttttttcgttttttccctctttcttgctttttttctctttcttttttgtctctttctttttagaTATGGATAATGTGGaaattagttttgcttgactatacatatttaataggttttatttttcttgccttttcaatgggtaAGAaatgagaggggaaggaagagaattttgaactgagaaaattgatttttaaaattttattaatttaatttttaaaagaaatgtgtttAAAGCATCATTAAAAATAACTCAGCTATCTTCTATACATTACTAACTTATCAAAGCCAAGTTTTCAACATCTTATGCCACAACTTCTAATGATTTTGattcttttgtttattgttttaattttatatttgagtaTTAGTTATATAtattagttgcttaataaatatttattgaattgaatgaaatataGGTAACTTTGAAATCACCATTGGACCTAATCCCTTTGAAGTGTTGCTGAAAGTCAGGTCTCATTAGTTCATTTGGAGAAAGGTATACTCAAAGCAGAAAACAGgataaattctttttcaaattgATCATATCTaacattcccccccaaaaaactagaaaagtttTGCCACTTTATCTGGTAAAATACATTACTTGGAAAAATACATGTATTTGACATAATTGCTTTTCTTAGGAAGCCAGATAAATAAACTGTTAGTATATGTATTGATATGACATATAGAAATGTTATATAGTACATAATAATTCAAATTTACATATCGCTTTTAAGTAAATATCCCCATATGTCTTTgtctttaaatttatcttttactagcatttatatagtgctttaagcaCCCTTGTCATTGCAGGTGCTTGGGGGACACTTGGCTATTTCTACAGGAGAAGCAGAATGACTGTTAGTATGTGTTTTGGGCATTCTTTGTATCTCAGTGCTTAGTACAACTCCAGGAGCACAGTGACTATTTGTTAGTTGACTGACTGCTAGTAGATAGAGAAAGTTTTTGGTTCATTGTATTAtcatgaatacaagggaaaatttGTGGCTTAAATGAGACTCCCAGGGTGCTGAGGAGAGGGACAGGGGAAGAGTGGGCAAGGATGTGTATATCTGGGTGACTAGGGGAACTAGAGTACAATAGATGCCCAGAGTTAGATTTGTAACTTTGCCAGTAGGAGTGCCCAAACCTCAGGTGTTATGTTCTTCaggctaagaaagaaagaagacaaagatcaGTGATCCAGAAAGAGACTGTTTTCTTGACCTAACACAATCAAGATCTAAAAAGCCTTTCC
This sequence is a window from Sminthopsis crassicaudata isolate SCR6 chromosome 1, ASM4859323v1, whole genome shotgun sequence. Protein-coding genes within it:
- the LOC141550918 gene encoding IQ domain-containing protein E-like, whose protein sequence is MSQEISEQGSEAEDDTVSAITCESDLEMKSKKKTFHNYPPRSPNSPYHAKSKQIATWRYLTGTMPLSGRMALTPQKLWLGPSKQGHTPGPPVYREKEDMYDEIIELKKSLHSQKGDVDFMKTKLRRLEEENNRKDRQIEHLMDPNRGCEFAWSMVDKRPGTGWVINGLKQKIIKLEQQCKEKDSTITKLQTNIKMTNLEEMKIAMETYYEEIHRLQVLLANIETTGKRSPTDKKSTQKRQKKLSATVLYLSRNVQELQEENQSLKEDLDRVLSNSPISNKAKGYSEWSKQRLMRRISELEKKVGELENTGSPSPEQVRLVPLIQSAPNTAPQDLLRSEHSEEGERGRAIVRKLKGDPGALSEKEYIPPYNTTTLLPPCEKVLASSC